The Metabacillus sediminilitoris genome window below encodes:
- a CDS encoding M48 family metallopeptidase, producing the protein MNKEFISQKEKIYFWILLSSSILLYVLFLISIVGIFIMVLLFLISGFLFLLTLGQIRTNGIKVTKNQFPIIYNKVEKISADMELSTIPDVYIVQSQGILNAFASKFFRKNMIVIYSELADLIVEDHESELSFVIAHELAHIKRNHVVKQMLLLPGNWIPFLGNAYSRACEYTCDMMAAHYIKDLEASKNALTILAVGKKLYKDVNLNDYIFEASKENNFVSWFSEKFSTHPTLPKRIATIQSKFGEPYHYSFNTSAKMKLAIAGLLSFSILIIIGGIFGFQAFQNTSIYSNMMLQTEGTTPLMLAVSNGDIEEVKDLLDEGVDINAVDADGWTALHYAISWQEYMDEYEEELVESPTNIELVKLLLANGADPNIVDQYGDPIITFAINQGFFESTKLLVNAGANLNIKDEYGESPLFDAVYMEDISMVQFLLENEANIYLENSDGQNVIDIATEYKNEEMLTVLKEYQ; encoded by the coding sequence ATGAATAAAGAATTTATTTCACAAAAGGAAAAAATATATTTTTGGATACTACTTAGTTCAAGCATACTTCTTTATGTATTATTTTTGATATCTATTGTCGGTATTTTCATCATGGTACTTTTATTTCTTATATCTGGCTTTTTATTTTTATTAACTCTTGGACAAATCAGAACAAATGGAATAAAGGTAACAAAAAATCAATTTCCTATTATATATAATAAAGTAGAGAAAATATCAGCTGACATGGAGTTAAGTACAATACCAGATGTTTATATTGTACAATCACAAGGTATTCTAAATGCCTTTGCATCGAAATTTTTCCGAAAAAACATGATTGTCATTTATTCTGAATTGGCTGATTTAATCGTTGAAGATCATGAAAGTGAATTAAGTTTTGTGATTGCACATGAATTAGCTCATATAAAACGGAACCATGTAGTAAAACAAATGCTTTTATTACCTGGAAACTGGATCCCATTCCTTGGAAATGCTTATTCCAGAGCTTGTGAGTATACATGTGATATGATGGCCGCACATTACATAAAAGATTTAGAAGCTTCAAAAAACGCATTAACCATTTTAGCTGTAGGCAAAAAATTATATAAAGATGTTAATCTTAATGATTATATCTTTGAAGCTAGTAAAGAAAACAATTTTGTAAGTTGGTTTAGCGAAAAATTTTCTACCCATCCAACATTACCTAAAAGGATTGCGACTATTCAAAGTAAGTTCGGTGAACCTTATCATTATTCCTTCAACACGTCAGCTAAGATGAAATTGGCGATTGCAGGACTGCTATCATTTAGTATCCTTATTATAATAGGAGGTATATTTGGTTTTCAGGCCTTTCAAAACACTTCCATTTATAGCAATATGATGTTACAAACAGAGGGAACAACTCCTCTCATGTTAGCCGTATCAAATGGAGATATTGAAGAGGTTAAGGATCTTTTAGATGAAGGTGTAGATATTAATGCAGTTGATGCAGACGGTTGGACTGCACTTCATTATGCAATCTCATGGCAGGAATATATGGATGAATATGAAGAGGAACTAGTAGAATCTCCTACAAATATAGAATTAGTCAAGCTATTGCTAGCAAATGGAGCAGATCCCAATATTGTTGATCAATATGGAGATCCAATTATAACATTTGCAATTAATCAAGGATTTTTTGAATCAACAAAGCTATTAGTGAATGCAGGAGCAAATCTAAATATAAAAGATGAATATGGTGAATCACCACTATTTGATGCCGTTTATATGGAAGATATAAGTATGGTTCAATTTCTTTTAGAAAATGAAGCAAATATTTATCTTGAAAATTCTGATGGACAAAATGTCATCGATATTGCAACGGAGTATAAAAATGAAGAAATGCTGACCGTTTTAAAAGAATATCAATAA
- a CDS encoding DHH family phosphoesterase → MEYLLLTHNDLDGVSCGIIAKYVFKDKVDVFYHSVNSLDYHVEEFLNENSEKRLDQHLYITDLSVNKENEANLEKYVLAGGKIQLIDHHKTALHLNQYTWGYVEVEESKGKLASATSLFYNYLVENNMIKRTPALDEYVEQVRQYDTWEWEKNNNNDAKRLNDLLYMQSIEEFEESMLERITKNNHFSFNDFEEKLLKIEEKRTDRYIRRKRRELVQVTIKHLCIGIVHAESYHSELGNALGKEYPHLDCIAILNMGNKKISFRTIHDNIDVSELAGKFGGGGHAKAAGCSLTKEAYKEFVEKSFAIKPLKEDARHNQYNNKERCAHYENKEDEQFLLYKDRKDNWVIEKNHVLMGEAFPTFETAEQFLKRSFSAGLSKDEKLISYLLHGYENMK, encoded by the coding sequence ATGGAATATCTTTTACTTACACATAATGATTTAGATGGAGTAAGCTGTGGAATAATAGCGAAATACGTATTTAAAGATAAGGTTGATGTATTTTATCATTCAGTAAACAGCTTAGATTATCATGTAGAGGAATTTTTAAATGAAAACAGTGAAAAAAGGTTGGATCAACATCTTTACATAACAGATCTTTCGGTAAATAAAGAAAATGAAGCAAATTTAGAGAAGTACGTGTTAGCAGGAGGCAAGATTCAATTAATCGATCATCATAAGACGGCCCTACATTTAAATCAATACACTTGGGGTTATGTTGAAGTTGAAGAATCAAAGGGCAAACTGGCCTCAGCAACGTCTTTATTTTACAACTATTTAGTAGAGAACAACATGATAAAACGAACACCAGCTTTAGATGAATATGTTGAGCAAGTACGACAGTATGATACATGGGAATGGGAAAAAAATAATAATAATGATGCCAAACGTTTAAATGATCTTTTATATATGCAATCAATTGAAGAATTCGAAGAATCAATGCTAGAACGAATCACAAAGAATAACCATTTTTCTTTTAATGACTTTGAAGAAAAGTTATTGAAAATTGAAGAGAAAAGAACAGATCGCTATATACGTCGAAAAAGAAGAGAATTAGTTCAAGTCACTATTAAACATCTTTGTATAGGAATTGTTCATGCTGAGTCCTATCATTCAGAATTAGGAAATGCACTTGGGAAGGAATATCCGCATCTTGACTGTATTGCGATCTTGAATATGGGGAACAAAAAAATAAGCTTTCGTACAATTCATGATAATATTGATGTATCAGAATTAGCCGGGAAATTTGGTGGGGGAGGTCATGCTAAAGCAGCTGGTTGCTCTTTAACAAAAGAAGCATATAAAGAATTTGTTGAAAAATCATTTGCCATTAAACCATTAAAAGAAGATGCTCGTCATAATCAGTATAATAACAAGGAACGCTGTGCTCATTATGAAAACAAAGAGGATGAACAGTTTCTCCTTTACAAAGATAGGAAAGATAACTGGGTTATTGAAAAAAATCATGTTTTAATGGGAGAAGCTTTTCCAACCTTTGAAACGGCAGAACAATTTTTAAAAAGGTCTTTTTCAGCAGGTCTTTCTAAAGATGAGAAATTAATTAGCTATTTACTTCATGGTTATGAAAACATGAAATAA
- a CDS encoding NupC/NupG family nucleoside CNT transporter has translation MKFVLFLAALVIIFLLAYVVSNNKKVIKIKPIITMLVLQLILAFLLLNTEVGLVIIKGISTLFERILNYAAEGINFVFGGFANEGAAPFFLTVLMPIVFISALIGIAQYIKVLPFIIRYLGLLLSKVNGLGKLESYNAVASAVFGQSEVFITLKKQLPYLSEQRLYTLCTSAMSTVSASILGAYMTMIEPEYVITALVLNLFGGFMISNIINPYEVSDEEDIIEIQEEEKQTFFEMLGEYILDGFKVAIIVGAMLIGFVALISMINHLFEAIFGISFQLILGYIFAPFAFIIGIPATEAIKAGTIMATKLLANEFVAMMDLAKIANSLSSRTVGIISVFLVSFANFSSIGIITGAVKGLNEKKGNQVAKFGLKLLYGATLVSLLAAAITGVML, from the coding sequence TTGAAATTTGTATTATTTTTGGCAGCATTGGTTATTATCTTTTTACTTGCTTATGTCGTTAGTAATAATAAGAAAGTCATAAAGATTAAGCCTATTATTACGATGCTAGTATTGCAATTAATTTTAGCTTTTTTACTATTAAATACAGAAGTAGGACTTGTAATCATTAAAGGGATATCTACTTTATTTGAGCGAATATTAAATTATGCAGCAGAAGGTATAAACTTTGTTTTCGGAGGCTTTGCGAATGAAGGGGCAGCTCCATTTTTCTTAACAGTATTAATGCCGATCGTATTTATTTCTGCATTAATTGGTATTGCGCAGTACATAAAGGTTTTACCATTTATTATTCGCTATTTAGGTTTGCTATTAAGTAAAGTAAATGGCTTAGGTAAATTAGAGTCATATAATGCAGTTGCATCAGCTGTTTTTGGACAATCCGAGGTATTTATTACCTTAAAAAAACAACTTCCTTATTTATCTGAACAACGACTTTATACTTTGTGTACATCTGCTATGTCAACTGTATCAGCTTCTATTTTAGGTGCTTACATGACAATGATTGAGCCAGAGTATGTCATTACGGCTCTTGTTTTAAACTTATTTGGAGGCTTTATGATTTCTAATATCATTAATCCATATGAAGTGAGTGATGAGGAGGATATCATCGAAATTCAAGAAGAAGAGAAACAAACATTTTTTGAAATGCTCGGAGAATATATCTTAGATGGTTTTAAAGTTGCCATCATCGTTGGTGCTATGTTAATTGGGTTTGTAGCCTTAATTAGCATGATCAATCATTTGTTTGAAGCCATATTTGGTATCAGCTTTCAATTGATACTTGGCTATATATTTGCACCATTTGCTTTCATCATTGGAATACCTGCAACTGAAGCTATAAAGGCTGGGACAATTATGGCAACAAAATTATTGGCAAATGAGTTTGTCGCAATGATGGATTTAGCTAAAATAGCGAATTCATTATCAAGTAGAACAGTTGGTATTATTTCTGTTTTTCTTGTTTCCTTTGCAAACTTTTCATCGATTGGTATTATCACAGGTGCTGTGAAAGGGCTAAATGAAAAAAAGGGGAATCAAGTTGCTAAATTTGGATTGAAATTGCTTTACGGAGCAACACTCGTAAGCTTACTCGCTGCAGCAATTACAGGTGTCATGCTTTAG
- a CDS encoding GNAT family N-acetyltransferase, protein MGNEKLAIRDAKLEDLNRIVEIYNTSIPGKLATADLEEITVESRLPWFHDHNPAHRPLWVLEEDEVIVGWLSFQSFYGRPAYDATAEVSIYLDPSVHGKGYARILIERAISESPALKLKTLLAFVFGHNDPSIKLFNKYQFEKWAHLPKIADMAGIERDLLILGRRISE, encoded by the coding sequence ATGGGGAATGAAAAACTAGCAATTAGAGATGCAAAACTTGAAGATCTAAATAGAATTGTCGAAATTTACAATACGTCAATCCCAGGTAAACTTGCAACAGCGGATTTAGAAGAAATAACAGTTGAAAGTAGATTGCCTTGGTTTCACGACCATAATCCAGCACACAGACCATTATGGGTCTTAGAGGAAGATGAAGTAATTGTTGGATGGTTAAGCTTTCAATCGTTTTATGGAAGACCTGCATATGATGCTACAGCTGAAGTAAGTATTTATTTAGATCCTTCAGTCCATGGTAAAGGTTATGCCAGAATATTAATTGAAAGAGCAATTTCTGAATCTCCAGCATTAAAATTAAAAACATTGCTCGCATTCGTTTTTGGTCATAATGACCCAAGTATTAAATTATTTAATAAGTACCAATTTGAAAAGTGGGCACACTTACCTAAGATTGCTGATATGGCGGGGATAGAAAGAGACCTGCTTATTTTGGGCAGAAGAATATCAGAATAA
- a CDS encoding DUF6501 family protein has product MKHKTWQKTAPIKKVTCVHTNAEKYMVNRALTAGKQYDVQNETEEFYFVIDNTGKVGGYYKDYFEVIS; this is encoded by the coding sequence ATGAAACATAAGACTTGGCAAAAAACTGCACCAATAAAAAAAGTAACATGTGTACATACTAATGCTGAAAAATATATGGTAAATCGCGCATTAACGGCAGGCAAACAATACGATGTACAAAATGAAACAGAAGAATTCTATTTTGTAATTGATAATACAGGAAAAGTCGGCGGATATTATAAGGATTATTTTGAAGTGATATCTTAA
- a CDS encoding superoxide dismutase: MSNEYILSMRQWCEDILENLHLNHDELRETNNSVTLDELKEKFIQFQEELSGEDPIEINEIYEQANELYLQLEDHFERNDYNISDKTDRIQNQADHVVPIGGHILPPLPYRYDALQPYIDKEIMRIHHDKHHKSYVEGLNKAEKEMEKARSSNNFDLIKHWEREAAFNGAGHYLHTIFWTIMSPSGGGQPSGMLLQQINQSFGSFEKFKKHFTEAANNVEGGGWAILVWSPRSRRLEILQAEKHQNLSQWDVVPILVLDVWEHAYYLQYKNERKKYIDNWWKIVNWKEAERRYNEAQKLKWQPL, encoded by the coding sequence TTGTCTAACGAATACATTTTATCAATGAGGCAGTGGTGTGAAGACATTTTAGAAAACTTACATCTTAATCATGATGAATTACGTGAAACTAACAATTCAGTTACACTTGATGAATTAAAAGAAAAATTTATTCAGTTCCAAGAGGAACTATCTGGGGAAGATCCAATTGAAATCAACGAAATATATGAACAGGCCAACGAGCTCTACTTACAGTTAGAGGATCACTTTGAAAGAAACGATTATAACATATCTGACAAAACTGATCGTATTCAAAATCAGGCCGATCATGTTGTACCTATAGGTGGACATATCCTTCCGCCACTACCCTATCGTTATGATGCTTTACAGCCATATATCGATAAAGAAATAATGAGAATACACCATGATAAACATCATAAAAGCTATGTTGAAGGATTAAATAAAGCCGAAAAAGAAATGGAAAAAGCACGTTCCTCAAATAATTTTGACCTAATAAAACATTGGGAAAGAGAAGCAGCCTTTAATGGAGCAGGACATTATCTGCACACGATTTTTTGGACGATTATGAGTCCATCTGGCGGTGGTCAACCGTCAGGCATGCTATTGCAGCAAATTAATCAATCATTTGGGAGTTTTGAAAAATTCAAAAAACATTTTACAGAAGCGGCAAACAATGTGGAAGGCGGAGGTTGGGCTATCTTAGTCTGGTCACCACGTTCTAGACGATTAGAAATTTTACAAGCAGAAAAACACCAAAATCTCAGTCAATGGGATGTAGTGCCAATATTAGTTCTTGACGTGTGGGAGCATGCCTATTATCTTCAATACAAAAACGAAAGAAAAAAATATATTGACAATTGGTGGAAAATTGTAAACTGGAAAGAAGCAGAAAGAAGATACAATGAAGCACAAAAACTAAAGTGGCAACCTTTATAA